The genomic stretch CTACATAATACAATTTTGGATGAATCTCggcttgattttattttattattttactgggTCAATTCAATTTGTATGCATCATTAGAAATGTACTACGACCAATTTAAAAAGATACCCTTTTACAAGTTTGACAGTTGTGCTGGCCTGTTTCCGAGAGAAAACGAAAGAGAAGATGTAAAAGTGTAACGCTTCTATATTCGGCTGCTTAATAATGGTGACGTTACTATTTTCAATCGCATGTAGGTATCTGAATTAACTAAACGTAACACAGTTAATCGACTAAAATACTACCCAACGccccaaaaataatatttgtaaagcTAATAAGCATCCTcacaaaaaaatgataaaatcacGTATGTATTTCTGAATGTGAATGTTTACTACTTGATAGATGGTACGAAACATTCAAATACGAGACTGCTGGGACTTATGTATGacatattaaagttttatgtaaaataaacaatgatTATTCATAGAAAATCGTGTTAAAAGTTGACAACCTccttatttttctattttaaaaattgaTGATAGCAATAGTTATTACAATAGTTGGTTAGTGTACGTAGCGCAGCACTAGTAATCGTTCAGAAATACTCCTTGAGCATGTTTTATGAAGCACAAAATTGAGAAAGCAGTATTTTTGAACGCAATCGTAGCATCCGAACGCGCGCGGGtctgttatttttaaatgaatccATGATTTATCTATTTGTTATGCACTAACTTccattttaccaaaaaaatatgtacctatgaaTACTGTTTGAGTAAAAAAGATAATCAATGATGAGTGCCATTTCCACAATCTCATAGCTTTAAATAttccaaataaacaaaacctgTTTGATAATAATGTAGGTGTACCCCTCTAGAGTCTACTAATTGAAAACACATTTTGTtcgatattttatatttcagtggCAAACTGTAGGAGTTatggagaaaaaatatttcaagtaccACAGTTTGTGGACGACGTAActgctattttattttctgttaaaaGTTGTTTGATACGCCTCACAATCGCACGTCCCGTGTATGGAGTGGGAACATAACGTGCATAATTCGAAGTACCTGAAAATGCACAAAGCATAAATATCTTCCACCCTTCCATTTGGTACCAATATTTGGCCATTAAAATGTACCTGAAGGTTTTGGTGGTGGCACGTTTGGCAGGGACGCCTTTTTTCGTTTGCTGCGTTTTTTTCTTACAACTCTGCGGCGAGGAGCACTCGCTCTACCCGGTTCGGTGTTCTCGTCCGAATCTGTATCTGAATCAGACTTAACCTTTGATGGCTTTTTTTTAATCCTCCGCACTATAGTAGTCCTCTTCACCTTGCGAGGTGAAGTTTTTCTGAGTGCCTTAGCGAATTTTCTGTTATAGTCATCTTTCTTTTCCGACGTTGTGGGTTGGTCTCCTCTGCTGGATTTCGGCGCGAACATAATTTTCGCCTTCTTAACCTTTTTTCTTCggtgttttgttttcttgagTTTGAACTCTGCTTTGTTTTCGGACAGTTCCTTCCCTTCAGCAATCTGAAAATATTGTAGTACATTTTCTAAGCCTATGCACCTACAGTTATTTGGGTACCTAATATAGATTACCATATTACGGGTTGTTATTGCCCAGCATCTAATACGATTACCTCGTTAATGTAGGTTTCGGACCAGTTTCGGACACTAACCTATGTAACTAAATCTACGTAATAAATAACCTGTTCATAAAACATGTCATCTGCATCTTGTCTGTCACAGAAGtccaatattttattgcagACTGTTCTCAAATTCTTTATTCTttccttcttcttcttgccTATCACGCATCTGTCCACTTCGTCTAGTCTAAGTGttctgaaaattatataaaaatgatttcagATTTTATAATTTCATGATTAACTTGACCCGGCAAGGGAACTGCAGTATGGCAAACCTTGCTTCATATCTATACATAGATCCATATAAGTTCTTACTTGATGACTTTTGGTTTGCTCATAATGTCAGCGTCTTTGTCGTCGATCTGCATCGCCGTATCCCAAATATCCTTGAACAGCTGTCTTCTATCAGCATAACTTTCTTCCTTCGTCATGAGTTCCATGTAAGTATGACAGTGGTAGCGCCAATCGTTTGAGTCgtaattttataaagtttttccTTGAATTGGTTTGATTGGTTTGGTATACGatgatattgttttttgtaagggtttctaatattatatttttttgtgcatTTTGTGTTTGGATTTTTGACACGTGTGTTTGTCAGATTGACGTTAGTTGTGAACACAAATCTAGGCACCCTTTTGCGTCCAAtggatacaaaattaaaaaaaaaatactactggATTTGGATTGGATACTTTTTGTTCCTACCTATCGATGAAATTCTTAAGAATCCCTGATATCTACAGGATACTCACCAGAAAAATGAGACAGGTATGATGAAACGTTACACGAATTTAATGTTAAGAATATCTAAGGACAGCCAGTATCTAATGATAGTCATGATTGCCTTGCTTAATAGCACATCAAGCGACGCGGCTGACAATAAAATTGTGAGTGGAGTATACCACGCAACGCAACAACTACTTGTTGACTCCCTACGGAGTCTCCGGTCGCCTTGACTTGCGGCTCAGTAGGCGGGAAGCTCTTGGCGAAAGCCTTTCTCCGATAAAATACACACACGCGCTTAAAAACTTTCCTGAAAGTTTTCGGTCCCTGCATTCATAACTCTTCATTTCTGGTGATGAAATCTCTATTTAATGAAAGTTTCTAACGCTGAAATGTCGAAATCATGCCGGTTAAATATGACCCGAACACTTTGTGGGTGGCGCTCAATCAGTACAGTGATAGCaacatttttgaagtgtatCCCAAACTCCTGGCCGAGTTCTTCCTACAAGAGGAGGCAGCCAGACAAGATGGGGACACCAGTGAGGCTGAGAAGTTGGTGCTTCCTAGCGACAAGGACTATAGGCTGCAGAAATACTTTGTTCTTGTTGAATTGCAGAAAACATTGGAAGAGTAAGTCATTAAATTAGTCGGTCTCATATATTTCATTGCTAAGAAGTAACTGCGGGCTGCTGCTACAAGAAGTGAAGAAGGAAGGAAAACACAAACTTGATACGTAAAAGCTCAATGAATTGGGAACAAGCCCGTGTGTGTTAGTGGTAGACAGATCGTGAAGCActctacttaggtacctacttatcaaaGAGGAGACACCGGCTTCTTTAAAGAAGTCCTAACTAATTTGTGTTTGAGCTTCTAAGTTTTATGCTTTCGTTTCTACCTGCCTAACAAGTCAAAAATATACACTTAACGCTATATACctatacagttacagttacagcctttttatcgtcccactgctgggcacaggcctcctctcacaggcagaaggattgagcattaatcaccacgcttgctcaatgcgggttggtgatttcagactatatagtccaggtttcctcaagatgttttccttcaccttttttatcagccattggtgtctaagatatacttagaaagtacatacaaacttagaaaagttgcattggtacttgcctgacctggattcgaacccgcgccctcacactcgagaggttggttctttgcccactaggccaccacgacttcagcAACGCTATATATACCTATAGACAGTTCCTATACAAAACTCATTAAACCTTTAGATTAGCTTTACGTAAAACAAACTGTTTTAACCGTGATTGCGTGGTCCCTCTTACCCCCACGGTTGGCCATGACCTCCCACACATAATCACACCAAGCCGCTGCTAGACACCTTGCGAATGACATATCATTAATTGGATGGAACACCATAGCTACCCACCTAGTTCTAGGTATTGATGTAATGTCCTATTGTAGGCGTACATTCACATACGACATTTGCCCTATGATGTCAGCAAAACTGGGCTTTATTTTTAggaatcattgttttttttgggCTTTAAAGATAATCAGGATCTAATTTTAACAACATATTAGGAAACATATACCTAAACCATATTTTTAGAACACGTAATCAATCATTAAATGgtcgttatattttttttaaatcatattaACGATCCCGACATCGCCAATCCTTTGTGAGATGacattatcaaaaatatatgaaataatttatctatTCATAAAATAAGGGAAGGATTGAAAACTTCACAATTCACAACTAATAAAGCTTAACTTAAGAAAAACTGAAGTAGCGAACTCCAAATGCCTATTTAAGAAAATCCTCAGTCCTGTAGTTGTATTATAtatatttcgtttatttattgtgaaaaaTAGGAACTTCTGACCCTATATAGGTACGGTTGGTTTTATCACCATTTTTGCCTACAGGCTAAGTTATATAACCATATATGATAGTTAGCGATTCACATACGTTGTTGCATGCAGAGACCGAGACCCAATACCATTATTTCAGCGAATGCAACGAAATGCCGACAGCAGTAAATTGGACTGTTTGTCGACATAACGTAGAATTGTAGTGAATTGCACACGCTACCAAGTTACTTTTACATATATGTAGATACAccatgttttgaaaaaaaacaagattgtaaagataaattataatgaTACATAGGAGCTTTGAATTTTACTCGACACACGctaaacaagtaaataaaaacttcagaACCTCTTGACGAAGaattttgatagaaaaataatttttttctGAATCAATCTAAACAACTTGCTGGCCACACAGGCAGCcgttaataaaatgaaataatcaaGTTCTATTCAGCTTGTCAAAACAGTTGCAGTATGTCAATCAAATAAAACAGCTAGATCCCAAAAAAATAGTcaaataataatcatatttaaattatttagcgttatattttatattatttagttttaatctaATTGAGTAAATCCATATAAAAAGAATCAGACTCGTACAAAGTCCTAATGATGGGGTGTGTGGTGGCCAGTTAAGTCGTGCTGCGTGGCAAGTTTATGATGGCTCAAAACAACCAATGGAAGCTATGATAGAGCAACAGACCCCACCAGTCGCGTAAGTCTGTGGTTAACTACTGGATTTCTATGGTAACTGATAGAGAAAGACAGGATCCAGGAGCATCCTTGAAGATCTATTTCAAATCGAGTCATCAAACTGTCTCGAACCTAGTACACAGCCGGTAAACATGGAGACTGAATTATTGTCGCTCACGTCAGGTTTTAATGAGACCCTACTCTCGGTTTTGAACTACGAACTTACGAATTCTTTTGATCTCGCTTATAATAAGCCAGTAGCGAAGACTAAAAGAAGACGTAAGAGGAAGAATTTACCAACCCACTTTGTAATAGGAAAATTTCAGGAACAGTAAATTTTTTTCCCATTTCCCAGGGACGAAGATGGCGACAAAGTGGTTAAACCAGTGGAGGATCCGGTGGAGGAATGGGCGCCGTGGTCGCTCGTTGTGTCAACCAAGAACCCTCACGCACCACCACCGGTTGCTGTTAAAACATCCCCTGGCCCCGCCTGGGACATCGGACAGGTGACTATCAATTAAAGTTATGAAGAGCAAAGATTCTGAACGAACCTTAGTATGTTTTCACCTCAATTGTTCCCAGGAGTTTCTTGGAGGAAAAGAatttcagaaaaataataactaaaccTAGGATGCCAATCCATTCTATTCTCTACTTTGCAACCAAAAATTGGCTCGACAATAAAGTCTAGAGAAAATGGAGTAGGTAAACAAACTACCAGCCTAACTATTTGCTTAAACGGTTTCCAACTCTAGTTACAAAAAGTTTACCTACCACATAACGTCTTCATTGTAACGAAACTATTTCAAAGATTCCTATTTAGATTTGGAACGAGTCCGCAACAGTCAAGGCTTGTGCTACAATGGCATTAGCTGAGCCTTGTAATGCTGTATTACTTGGCAATAATGGTGTTTCAGTTAT from Helicoverpa zea isolate HzStark_Cry1AcR chromosome 8, ilHelZeax1.1, whole genome shotgun sequence encodes the following:
- the LOC124632745 gene encoding uncharacterized protein LOC124632745; amino-acid sequence: MELMTKEESYADRRQLFKDIWDTAMQIDDKDADIMSKPKVIKTLRLDEVDRCVIGKKKKERIKNLRTVCNKILDFCDRQDADDMFYEQIAEGKELSENKAEFKLKKTKHRRKKVKKAKIMFAPKSSRGDQPTTSEKKDDYNRKFAKALRKTSPRKVKRTTIVRRIKKKPSKVKSDSDTDSDENTEPGRASAPRRRVVRKKRSKRKKASLPNVPPPKPSGTSNYARYVPTPYTGRAIVRRIKQLLTENKIAVTSSTNCGT